The DNA segment tgttctctgtgctgcctTTTAGCTGTGGATGGTGGAAATAGAACAAATGGATTAACACCCTCTGTACAGTGGTTTGCCAGTACAACTTTACCTTTATATGTTCGTTTTTGTGCGCATAAGTAATGACTGTGTGACCCTCCAAATCCTTTGATGTCCGTCACTCTCTGGCATCGAACACTCTTTAGGTAATTGTAACAAATTGTCTGTGGAACCCACCCTGACCTGGATGGGCTGTTTTAAATATTGCATACACTCTGGAggcaaaaaaaacagaagaaatgcaacTTCTTTGCTTGCCAAATATGCATGCATCCCTTTGTGCAAAGCTGCGGCAGGGCTTTCGTGTGAGACTACGGTTTCGCTGCTATAATCCGAGACAGTGTGTTCTGACTGTGTTCTGCCTGCGAGGGTGTAAAACCCACAGCTTCCCCACTACTGCCACCTGTGAAAGATGAGAGTATAGCATTAAGATGATTAATGTAGTTGTTTTTTCCATGTCTTCTGTTTCCTCCAGCTGTCCTTGTCCGGTTCCTGACCAGGCGCTTCATTGGTGAATATGCCTCAAATACCAGTAAGTGTTTACAGATTCTCCAACTGCAGAGTTTTGACACAATTAATATTTGCATTCAGTCATCTTGTGGTCGGGTCACATCAGCATACATAGAATTCTATAACATAAGACCCCGTAAcattgataactaagcatgacagatggtgcaaacctttcctttttagaaccctattaactcaaccaataatttccatAAGTTATttcaaccaaaattggagcaattttaatgtTTGAACCCCTAAAACTGAAATTGAgcattgtcaccatttttgctgtttttaccccataactccgtaacATTTCATCATAGATagcctaaactatacctttttggagtcttaatgaccagacaaataatgcagtacacctttcaatatgattggcacATCCATTTTGCTATATGTATGACTGATCCAATCAGAAGCTAAGCAAAGTAGGGCTTAATTAGTACTTGGAAGAGATGCCTTTTAGAAAGACCGCACTGAAAAAAAGCTTTACAGTTGGCAAATCCttgatgaattaagttgtttgaacttaagtttttaaGTTAGAGTTAATCTAGACTTGATCTAACTTACAAATATAAGTTCAAAcagcttaattcattcaggttttaccaattgtaatgctttttaagttggttcaatgaTTCTCTTTTTTCaatgaaactggagttgcatcaaaaaTTGCATCTGGCATAAGACGTATCCTAAATCCTAGTGTGGATCTGTATTGGATCTGTTGTGGTGGAGCACTTTTTcattttgacacctgtgtaatccttcattgacccctatctggcaaTAGCTACCATTAtgtgatggctatcatacatttttgtgaatGCCATGGTCTGCTGAGGTAGGCTTGTAGGTGTTGTTTGGgtgccttaagtggtaccaacacCCTGCTCATCCCATGGATTAAAAAGGGCAATCCCATAAAAATTCATGGCATGAGGTAGAATTTAGTTTCATGTGTAATTATATCAACaatgatttatttatatatttgcaaCTTTGTTACGCGATACTTAATTGTTTGGACTCCTTGTTGCAGACTCGCTGTACCATAAAAGGTTATCAATTGATGGCAGACAACTGAACCTGGAGGTTTTTGACCCCTGCTCTCAGGTACAGCACACAAATTTTGCCCAAAATATGATCAGCTAACATAAAGTGAACTTTGTACTTGAAAAGCAAATGTGCAGTCACCTAAACACAGCACGAATGTGagctctgatttatttatttattgagctgTGTGGTTATCATCTATGACGAAGAGTGAttccatgttgtggggatgtatgacaccagtgcatgctaccagaattgacttgatttgatttttgtAGTGGAGATGGCAAACTGAACATCAAGGATGGTATCTTGGTGATCGAAAGCATGCAGGCTAAATTGCATAGCACATTCATATATTTGGAGAAAGTTCAGCTTCACTTTGATGTTTATGCAGCACATGATCTGAAAACAAAGCAAGACACAGGGTGCAAAGAGTTTGTATTTAATTACATAATTAATCAACACTGCATTTTGTGcttaaaatgaatgaattcaaTCCATGTGCACTTGAAAGTGGCACATTGCTATTTTGATGGCAGACTCAATAGGTGTTTTATGGatgtggagaaggcatatgaccaGGTGCCTCGAGGGCTGCAGGTAGAGGGTGCTTTATGTAGCCCAAAATACATGTAAAACACTGTGAAATCTTGTTCATCGTACAAAGCTAGAGAATGGGCTACGGGAACTGTCGCAAAAACCCAAACTGGGAGTATTGTGTGATCCGGACCCTATATGACCAAATCGGAGCTATGTCCACATTCttggcattacatcagacctggtCCCGGTGGGTGTTGGAGggattatacagtgcatctggaaagtaatcacagctcttcactttttgccacattttgttatgttacagccttattccaaaatggagtacattcacTGGAGACAGAACACTGTaattagtaaaataaataaataaataaataaataaataaacagtaagAAAAGTGTGGACAGAACAATCAccaacttgcagaatgatgtccaggagctgcatCTCATCAATATTATTATCCCCACTGGATTTTCTGTCCTCTCCTGCAGAGAATGACAAGTACATAATCCTCCACTGGCCAGGCTCTAGGATCTGCTTGAAGTGCTCTTCGATGCACACTGGCTCCGGGATCCTCTGGAAGTGCTCCTCAATGTGGAATGGCCACCTCTCTTTGAATTGTTGAGGATAACCCAATGACACATTAAACTTACTTCCATTGGATGACGCAGCTCCTCCAATGCTGGACCGAACTTGTCCAGCCTGCTCACATGCATGCATGGCCTGGCCGATGTATAAAACTTACTTCCATTGGATGGCATAGCCCCTCTAGCACTGTACCAGACATATCCAGCCCACTGATGTGCATGGCAATCAGCCGTAAGCGTGTTTCCAATGtggtacaaaataaaaataaaataaaataatgacgcCAAAGCACTGGCGTTCCTCACAAAGGTGCAAGGCTTGGCTGCGTGCACATCCAGGCTGGCAGCAGAGGCTCCTGGACTCACTCCAccacttccagaagtgctgttcctctcttttccttttctttttattgttgtttatgcaccagtgacaccagatgaAATTCCTTTTATGTGAGAACGTACTTAATAAATTTGCCTCACATGTTGTGCACATTCTGAGTCACAGACCCTATAGTCAGAAGGGTTTGTAACATTTGTATGACTATTTGTCTATTGTGCGACTACCTTTGTCACACAAATTTTTGTAATTGTTCAAACCTAAAAACACACGAGGGATGCCCTGTGACTCATGTACCCCCACAAAAATCATGCCACATTTTGTGAAATCCCTCATGGATGTCGGTTTCAAGCTGTTGTGGCCCAGTGAGATCCTACCTCAAGACAGAAAGGACAAGAACCCCAAAAAACTATAGTAAAAATTTTATATAATTTCACAAATTCTTGTCTGATTTAAGGTTGCTGGTTTAATCTCCAGTGCATCCAATGCTTTTAATGTGCCAATGAGCTAGTTTAACCTCTTTTGTATTTTAATTcatgcacacaaaaacacaatgcaaagaacCAAATGGCTGAAATTTTAACAAGGATTATAACCTGCATTTCTGGGACCACTTTTGAAGTTATTCAAGTTCTTGGAGAGGTGATCtggtgtaccaagtttcatgttGATATGCAGTTTTATTCCAGATACTGCATGTGCAATATGTTAGAAATTTGGTCTCCTTGTGGCAACAATTAGAGTCAAAATGAGGTTGATATCAAACTGTTCAAGTGAGGTAACCTTGTGGGCTAAGTTTGATCTTGATACACAAAGTCTTATTTGAGACATTGTAAACACAAGGTTGAAATTGAGCCCCCCGGTGGCCACAGTTACAATCAAAACACATTACCACATGCCAAACGTATGAGGTCTAACTGAAATGCCCCTGGGTAACAAGTTTGACACATTTTATACATGAAGTCTTTGTCAAGCTCTTACATACACATTgatcacacagacacatgcacgcatgcCCTACACCCTCAACTCGCTCTGCCTTTGCAGATGCAGCTAAAAACACAATCATTCTGTGCACACGCAAAGAAGTTGATTATCTGGTTGTGATACTAAAATAAATGCATGTGCTGTCCTTGGCAGAGCTCGGAGACCCAGTCTATACTCAAAGAGCCTGTGCAATGGGCAGATGGTTTTGTGGTGGTCTACAACATTAGCGACTGTACCTCCTTCATGAACGCCAAGAACATCCTGGGGCAGATACGGGAGGCACGCATGGACAACTGCAAAGGGTGAGAAGGACTACACTGGGGGTATTTTATTTTCTAGGTGGATAAACTACGTGGAGAACCTTCTGCGCTGACTCCAGGGTTGGTCTAGCAAACTTTCTGAGAATGTTTTCAGAGAGCTCCCCAGAGAGCTCAAGTTTGTAGAGCTAGGAGCTAGGAGCTCCTAGCTCTACAAACTTGAGGAAAGTTCTCGGTGCAGCACTGAACAAGGAAGAGACAGTAACATTTGTGTTCATGAGTAAGTGTGGTTGACTCTGTTGTCAGATAGCGCACATACTTTTGAAGAATGCGATCCAGAAAGaaagaagttgtttttaataacgtTAAAGAGTTTAAAATAAATTCAAAGCTTAGTaggacaccatgtttgagcaatCCAGTCTCACCGCAGTTCCTGGCgacattacgaaaagtacattaatctatgggttcctgATGGGGACACAAAAATGGGATGCTTTTCGTGACGGGGGCTTGAAATGTGGAGTGACGGGGAGGTCTGGGGgtaatggttagggttaggggagggtaatgttatggttatggttagcgtTAGGAGAGGGGGAGGATTACATGTCACAAAAAtcgggcacttttcgtgacatgggcacagaaacaaaaaacatgagactgggctgatttgAGCCCCATGTTCTCTTCACATTATCATAAAAACACAACCTTTCAGGTCACAATGTCTTGTTTGTGTTGTAGGGAGTCAGAGGTGCCCATCTGCCTAGTGGGTAACAAACAGGACCTGTGCCACGCCCGGCAGGTACGTGAAGACGAGGGCCGTTGCCTGGCACAGGAGAACCACTGTCACTTCCAGGAAgtctcagcagcagagagctaccAGGACATCGCCAATCTCTTCACACAACTCATCCGACAGGTGATGGAGCACCTGAAGTATCGTGCTGACAGACGTCGCTACAGCGGCTCCAAGTCTATGGCTAAACTCATCAACAATGTTTTTGGCAAGAGGAGGAAGTCAGTGTGAGAGATCTGTAAAAGCTCACTGCTAAACAGCTGGTCATGTTCATGGACCCATATGAAAGGGAACCAGTCAAGAGCTTATATGTTGGAACTGAAAACAATTGAGTGTGTACACCCTCGTTACTGCTGCAGTCATACTGTTAGCAATATGGATGACTGTTATAAGAGTTTGACCAatgttcatgacaactgtatgcaAAAATGACAAAGCATGTAGGTTTTGTTGGCATGTTGCCAAGTTAATGGTGTGATATAATACACATTAGGCCACCTGATTTAACACAAAAAACCCTTTGTATCAAAACACAACTAAGGTCGGTCTCTTATTGCCCATTTTGGCCCCAGTTTCCATCCTAATTACAAAATTGTAGCAATCAGGCCTGATTATTAGTTTTTTAATCGAAGGCAGATTATTGCTGAATACATGATTCCCATTTCCTCACACTTTTCCTAAAAAGGTAAAATGTCTCTTAGCATCTCCGTGATATGTTTTCATGAATTTCATATTGTGAAGGAAGATCAAaaggaggcttctgctcagaCTACGGTACGTCCCAATTACTGCATATTGTACTTGCTTGTCCACTTTCTTCTATTTTTAGACACGAGGATCACCGATCTGCTCCAGTTAAATCCAActattcacattttgtggatcACAGTTTATCCAAATGTcatgaattattttttaaacatgtttaaaactttccagATTGCTTGCAGTGTTTTACAGTGCTACTTTTACCACAAACTTCAGACCCCGAttgtgtatccatccatccatccatccatccatccatccatccatccatccatccatccatccatccatccatccatccatccatccatccatccatccatccatccatccatccatccatccatccattttctatacccactttctccaattaagggtcacagaatGGGGAGTGGGGTGGGGGAGCtgaagcttatcccagcagtcttaaggcatgaggcaggatacaccctggacaggacgccagtctgtcgcagggccacatacagacagacaaacacgttCACACCCACATGTACTCCTGCGGCCAACTCTAAAGTTTTCACTccacctagcctgcatgtctttggatgtgggaggaagctggaacaactggagagaacccacacatacacaagtagaacatgcaaactccacacagaaagagcagGAAGTGAACCCACGGCCACCTTGctatgaggcatcagtgctaactactaatccaCCATACCACCCCAGATTGTgtatctgatttatttatttagcacccAAAACATACACAATCAGGCATTAAAGGTTAGCAATGGGAGACTGTGCTAAAACTCTGTGTGTGCACAAAGCCAGAAATATACATCTTTGTTTCTTTCGGGAAAGTTCTAAAACTTTGAAACTCATGAAATTGTATTAAAATTGTACCTACAATCATTATCACATGGAAAATCCCTGTTTACATGCTGCTGTCTATGTCACGTTACCACCTGCTATCAATTTTGAAATTAGTCTTGCGCAGAACTTTTTAGCACTCATTATATGGGATCTTTGCAAATCAGACCCTTTTGAACTCAGATTAAATATATAGCACTGTGGAGGTGGACACATCCCAAATGTACTTGCCCTACACACTTTAGAGCCAcagattgtcaagatagggcccaaagtCATAACACAactcaattcaatttaaatttattttagtttatacagcgccaatcacaacaaacctgcctcaaggcacttcaaacaagtaaggtttaaccttaccaacccctacaacaagcacacaggcgacagtggtaaggaaaaactccctatgaagatattgaggaagaaacctcaagcaggccagcctcaaaggggtgacccaactCCTGATGCATATCAAGATCCTCATGCTCCACAATTAACATTTAGTTCAACACGTCACTACTATTGTGTCTATATTCTGATTGTTCCAGGTGGGGCATTTTAAACTTTCAGTACAGCATTGTGTCAAAGCACAGACTATTATAGTTAATTGTAGCTTATGCGCTATTATTTATATTGTCATATCCAGACAATATaactgcacattttctgtaatttCCCATCTCTAGAAAGTTAGAGCGTTGCCTGATTTGATATTAGTGTTTAAATGTCAAACGTTTTACATTTGTTATGTCTTTTCATACAAACAAAGGCATTTAAAGGTAATTTCAACTTAATAAAACTTATGCTAAATGTCACAAAATCTTCTACGATGCTGTGAAAAGAGAGACCGTATCCCGTAATAACTAGGAAAAATGCGATATGTGCACTTTTGTCTGGATAAACATGTTTGACATGTAAATACTGTCAAAATATTTGCTTCCAGAGGAAATTAAAGTGAAACATTGTGTGATAACATTTCTTATTTTTGCTGTTGACGTGCTTCTCAGACACCTTCAGGAAAATGAAATTCACTGCACATAAAGACAGCTGCTTTGGCACAGGCACAAATATACACTGAATTGTTTGGCCTACAAAACAAGGTGCCTCATACAGCCACTAGATGGTGTCACAGTTGTTACATTTAATAACAGGGCACTTGTTaaaaaaacactgattttgtGACCTGGTGATCAATAACACAATGAATCAATCCAAATGATAACAGTATAATACAGGTACACAGCAGACAAGCACAGGCTTATAATAAGTTTTTATTAATATGATAATATTAATATGATAATATTAATACATGTGCATTTCTGAAAAGttaataaatataaatgtaatttttttttataaacgttTATTAAAATTTCAGTTTTTTAAATGTAATTCAGCAAGGGGCAACTGCTGTGaggaggaggtctggttgtcaggctttgggtcctgtttgctgctttcctggttttggtttgcttatattgttttgtctcttgctggggggttttcctgtctggatctgtctgtcgctttctctgttgtctgtctgtgttttctggtggtgggtgtgtccttctccctggccactccttctttctggggcgttccacacacacctgctctcaatctgtacctcatcacctgggtgtacataAGCTCCTTTGTTTACCTCATTTCTTCACcagattgttgcgccttgtgcctactctccagctctttattgtattcttgtcctgcctgcttcacgtgtattacgactacctgcctgtatcctcaaccacgcctactgcctgatgtttctgtttgtattactcttgttggactgcctttctgtgtaccgaacctcgtttactgtttcagtaaactgctgtgtcttacagagcttgttgtcagagtcctgcatttgcgtccagtctattccgcccttcagacctgtcagaacaatctggccaacaatggacgcagCGGACTCTACGACTTTCCAGCTTGCGGTACGTCACCACAGTAAGCAACTTGCCCAGCAAGAGGATCAGCTCACCGCTCTTAGCACCGGTCTTGGTGAGTTAGCTCAGCGACAGGATGCTTTCATGACGTCCGTGAGCTCCCAGTTGGAACAGCTCCTGTCAAAACTTCCTATTCAGGCCAGCCCGGACCCAGCAGGAAGCAACACCTGCTCCCCGGTGCCACTTCCACCCGCCGCCATGACAACCATTGCACCGGAAGCAGCCATCTGTACTCATCTTTCCTGCCCTGAACGATTCTCCGGGGAAACTGGTGACGTCATGCCCTTTATCACACAAtgtgagttgcattttgaacTGATGCCCTGTATATTCCCGTCCGATCGGACGAAGATAGCATACTTGATCTCCCATTTGTTGGGCCGGGCTGCGGCGTGGGCTACTGTGGAGTGGAGCCGtcagtcgccatcttgctccttCCTTCAAGCTTTCACCTCGGCGCTCGAGCAGATATTCCAACACACACCGCCGGGATGTGAGGCGGCGCGCTCCCTACTGAGGCTCAAGCAGGGCACTCACCGAGTGGCGGATTACGGTGTGGACTTCCGCATCTTGGCCACCAAG comes from the Thalassophryne amazonica chromosome 8, fThaAma1.1, whole genome shotgun sequence genome and includes:
- the rerglb gene encoding RERG/RAS-like b; its protein translation is MNDIKLALLGSQGAGKSAVLVRFLTRRFIGEYASNTNSLYHKRLSIDGRQLNLEVFDPCSQSSETQSILKEPVQWADGFVVVYNISDCTSFMNAKNILGQIREARMDNCKGESEVPICLVGNKQDLCHARQVREDEGRCLAQENHCHFQEVSAAESYQDIANLFTQLIRQVMEHLKYRADRRRYSGSKSMAKLINNVFGKRRKSV